A window of Spiroplasma syrphidicola EA-1 contains these coding sequences:
- a CDS encoding adenine phosphoribosyltransferase → MIDLKKYIVNVPDFPTPGISFKDITPLLNDAGAFHYVIEEFSQLVKQLKPTVILSPEARGFLFGPAVSFNSNVGFVPVRKPGKLPRTVVRKNYSLEYGENMLEMHLDAIKPNDRVLIIDDVLATGGTVKAICDLVEEQGATVVGLGFLINLTSVPKDSGLLKYSTTSLVEY, encoded by the coding sequence ATGATTGATTTAAAAAAATATATTGTTAATGTTCCTGACTTTCCGACCCCAGGTATTAGTTTTAAAGATATTACCCCATTATTGAATGATGCTGGTGCTTTTCACTACGTAATTGAGGAATTTAGCCAGTTGGTAAAACAATTAAAACCAACCGTAATTTTATCCCCTGAAGCAAGAGGTTTCTTGTTCGGGCCGGCGGTTAGTTTTAATAGTAATGTTGGTTTTGTCCCTGTTCGTAAACCAGGAAAGTTACCCCGGACTGTTGTTCGCAAAAATTATAGTTTAGAATATGGCGAAAATATGTTAGAAATGCATCTTGATGCAATCAAACCAAATGATCGGGTTTTGATTATTGATGATGTTCTTGCCACTGGGGGGACTGTTAAAGCAATTTGTGACTTAGTGGAAGAACAAGGAGCAACGGTTGTTGGTTTAGGATTTTTAATTAATTTAACTTCCGTACCAAAAGATTCAGGGTTATTAAAATATTCAACAACATCATTAGTTGAATATTAA
- a CDS encoding protein translocase SecDF, variant type has product MQQVEQTKKTKKSPVDKKKITKLIARISILVLFAVAIIVGSFFSADNFRYQYKTGIAYSGGYQVQVDVYDHSVTNPDPNTPNGNSEKGLELLKAKLDPLNNSNLYLQTLGKHSVEVMIGKNNFTNFNDLINNIQRLGAIYLTDSTGKDLLVKDNERTPLSDVISGSTTGVDQARNPVITLQIKDQVKWNEIINSLTPEQGNAQPLYIWTDIGQFIDDLRHDTDNIEIIRTAFNQLSLAADNNVLKIFNFEYYDAGTSSTKRDNLLTTSLFGAQLVEVMKSEKFTFQDVKHNDLIIDPNDKAAISNIYLDPIRPKLKQIIDYSKKLTDKYKKYLINWDSINKGVGAGANSNTIQTTTATEAKQISNLINGGLSGYAFVISGYREIDPVVSQPIFIISMVILGVLTLAIFVYLIVYYRLFGFIGVLTLAFTIILTLYFSSLLGVQISPESISALIIAFGIGLEGNILFYSRYKRERYENGVPYEPAVKIANKQTIALFVDAVVVLIILGLSLFWVGTNNIKSFATILLVNLIIAMVMVFAVARLLYWVVIKLRWQEKFKWLDIPQYSFNKLILKKKKNGYSYHSDDKLLATATATATVVGSETPAKSDVVGTETPINDSLKKSKKPKKLTARFYHFSKWTPIAGLILVIAAIIIALTGAANFDSSIKKGTEITIGSEYWQDHENEEKAKADLANHLDTIIREHKIKTKFTYNLYTIKRLNDTKVLVVSTNITGSNYARALLASIASYYGASAEDSGINMYQTNPIMEVKALIITLISFAIGILCIFVYTLFRLDWAQFVGIVLGSLFALSITVSIAIIFQILITFEMLVAFIAIFGFAMAIGTIIMARAKQNKRTVNNVEYEKFFNYMSKHHNAVKKLRNEPKQYVKAEIKALRLANPELKRGEFKETFKAQIKAIKTQAAEIKKKNKKEIKVINKEFHQYDLANNFLQKIANITIKQMFKHCLTLLIILGSLLLVLAAFSGSLFGFNLVIFLGIFFGMFATLLIGIPIWVSLEKYRALNKIRVKNYLDSQRVEIDEQIVIGIND; this is encoded by the coding sequence GTGCAACAGGTAGAACAAACAAAAAAAACTAAGAAAAGCCCAGTTGATAAGAAAAAAATTACTAAATTAATTGCTCGAATTTCAATATTAGTTTTATTTGCTGTTGCTATTATTGTTGGTTCTTTTTTTTCTGCCGATAATTTCCGTTATCAGTACAAAACGGGGATAGCTTATTCTGGTGGATACCAAGTTCAAGTTGATGTTTATGATCATTCCGTAACTAATCCTGACCCTAATACTCCAAATGGAAATAGTGAAAAAGGTTTAGAATTATTGAAAGCCAAGTTAGACCCTTTAAATAATTCTAATTTATATTTACAAACATTAGGGAAACATAGTGTTGAAGTCATGATTGGTAAAAATAATTTCACTAATTTTAATGATTTAATTAATAATATTCAACGTTTAGGAGCAATTTATTTAACTGATAGTACAGGAAAAGATTTATTGGTTAAAGATAATGAAAGAACACCATTAAGTGATGTTATTTCGGGCTCAACAACAGGGGTTGACCAAGCTCGTAATCCAGTTATTACTTTACAAATCAAAGACCAAGTTAAGTGAAATGAAATTATTAATTCACTAACACCAGAACAAGGTAATGCACAACCATTGTATATTTGAACGGATATTGGTCAATTTATTGATGATTTACGCCATGATACTGATAATATTGAAATTATTCGTACTGCTTTTAATCAGTTAAGTTTAGCTGCCGATAATAATGTTTTAAAAATTTTTAATTTTGAATATTATGATGCTGGAACATCTAGCACAAAACGCGATAATCTCTTAACAACTTCATTATTTGGAGCCCAGTTAGTTGAAGTTATGAAAAGTGAGAAATTTACTTTTCAGGATGTTAAACATAATGATTTAATTATTGATCCAAACGATAAAGCGGCAATTTCAAATATTTATCTTGATCCAATTCGTCCAAAATTAAAACAGATTATTGACTATTCAAAAAAATTAACAGATAAATATAAAAAATATTTAATTAACTGAGATTCAATTAATAAAGGGGTTGGAGCAGGGGCTAACTCAAATACAATTCAAACAACAACTGCGACCGAAGCAAAACAAATTAGTAACTTAATTAATGGTGGGCTAAGTGGTTATGCCTTTGTAATTTCGGGATACCGTGAAATTGATCCAGTTGTATCACAACCAATCTTTATTATTTCAATGGTAATTCTTGGCGTTTTAACGTTAGCAATCTTTGTTTATCTAATAGTTTACTATCGTTTATTTGGTTTTATTGGCGTTTTAACATTAGCCTTTACGATTATTTTAACGCTATATTTTTCATCATTACTAGGGGTTCAAATTTCTCCTGAAAGTATTTCAGCATTAATTATTGCTTTTGGAATCGGATTAGAAGGAAATATTCTATTTTATTCTCGCTATAAGCGTGAACGTTATGAAAATGGTGTTCCCTATGAACCAGCGGTTAAGATTGCTAATAAACAAACAATTGCCTTATTTGTTGATGCAGTTGTTGTGTTAATTATTTTAGGATTATCTTTATTCTGAGTTGGAACAAATAATATTAAATCGTTTGCAACAATTTTATTAGTTAACTTAATTATTGCAATGGTAATGGTCTTTGCTGTTGCACGATTATTATATTGAGTTGTAATTAAATTACGTTGACAAGAAAAATTTAAGTGATTAGATATTCCCCAATATTCATTTAATAAATTAATTTTGAAAAAGAAAAAAAACGGGTATTCTTATCATAGCGATGATAAATTATTAGCAACAGCAACAGCAACAGCAACAGTAGTTGGAAGTGAAACCCCAGCAAAAAGTGATGTGGTGGGGACAGAAACTCCAATTAATGATAGTTTGAAAAAAAGTAAAAAACCAAAAAAACTAACAGCGCGTTTTTACCACTTTTCAAAATGAACACCAATTGCTGGATTGATTTTAGTTATTGCCGCAATTATTATTGCTTTAACAGGAGCCGCTAATTTTGATAGTTCAATTAAAAAAGGAACAGAAATCACAATTGGAAGCGAATATTGACAAGATCATGAAAATGAAGAAAAAGCCAAAGCAGATTTAGCTAACCATCTTGATACCATCATTCGTGAACATAAAATAAAAACGAAATTTACTTATAACTTATATACAATTAAACGTTTAAATGATACAAAAGTTTTAGTTGTAAGTACAAATATTACTGGTTCTAACTATGCCCGAGCATTATTAGCTTCAATTGCTTCATATTATGGAGCATCAGCAGAAGATAGCGGAATTAATATGTATCAAACTAATCCAATTATGGAAGTAAAAGCTTTAATTATTACCCTAATTAGTTTTGCAATTGGAATTTTATGTATTTTTGTTTATACATTATTCCGTTTAGATTGAGCGCAGTTTGTTGGAATTGTTTTAGGAAGTTTATTTGCTTTATCAATTACAGTTTCAATCGCGATTATTTTCCAAATTTTAATTACTTTTGAAATGTTGGTTGCCTTTATTGCTATTTTTGGTTTTGCGATGGCAATTGGAACAATTATTATGGCTCGAGCAAAACAAAATAAACGAACAGTTAATAATGTTGAATACGAAAAATTCTTTAATTATATGTCAAAACATCATAACGCAGTTAAAAAACTACGTAATGAACCAAAACAGTATGTCAAAGCTGAAATTAAAGCCTTACGTTTAGCAAACCCGGAATTAAAACGTGGCGAATTTAAAGAGACTTTTAAAGCGCAAATTAAAGCGATTAAAACTCAAGCGGCTGAAATTAAAAAGAAAAATAAAAAAGAAATAAAAGTAATTAATAAAGAGTTCCATCAGTATGATCTAGCAAATAACTTTTTACAAAAAATTGCTAATATTACAATTAAACAAATGTTTAAACATTGTTTAACATTATTAATTATTTTAGGTTCATTATTATTAGTATTAGCAGCATTTTCAGGAAGTTTATTTGGCTTTAACTTGGTAATTTTCTTAGGAATTTTCTTTGGAATGTTTGCAACATTGTTAATTGGAATTCCAATTTGAGTATCATTAGAAAAATACCGTGCCTTAAATAAAATTCGGGTAAAAAATTACTTAGACTCACAACGAGTTGAAATTGATGAACAAATTGTCATCGGGATAAATGATTAA
- the ruvB gene encoding Holliday junction branch migration DNA helicase RuvB, protein MGKANFRPTSWEQYIGQEDLKTNLQITITASQLENRAVDHILLSGPAGVGKTSLAYLIGVMLKTKTHILHGPNLQKPSDLICVLTQLKDFEVVFIDEIHAISKEVSELLYPVLEDNTLNLIIGKDYNSKNINIPLPKFTLIGATTNLYHLSQPLIQRFPINLTMNNYTLADLQQIIFNCAQQQTIKLGMPEAYFIAQHSRFNPRIAINLFKRIYDYALTTNCKIITIVLIKVVFKNLQIYLGGISKLEINYLSIINNTFGNKPTGIDMIAQVLNEPVVNITNSVEPLLLKLGFLEKTNRGRVITVKGQGFLQKINFKKFENS, encoded by the coding sequence ATGGGCAAAGCTAATTTTCGCCCAACTTCTTGAGAACAATATATTGGCCAAGAAGATCTTAAAACTAATTTACAAATTACGATTACTGCTAGTCAATTAGAAAACCGCGCTGTTGATCACATTTTGCTTTCTGGTCCAGCTGGTGTTGGGAAAACTAGTTTAGCCTATTTAATAGGGGTGATGTTAAAAACAAAAACCCATATTTTACATGGTCCAAATCTGCAAAAACCGAGTGATTTAATATGTGTTTTAACGCAATTAAAAGATTTTGAGGTTGTTTTTATTGATGAAATTCATGCGATAAGTAAAGAAGTTAGTGAGTTATTATATCCTGTCTTAGAAGATAATACTTTAAATTTAATTATTGGCAAAGATTATAATAGTAAAAATATTAATATTCCTTTACCAAAATTTACCTTAATAGGAGCAACTACAAATCTTTATCATTTATCCCAACCCTTAATTCAACGTTTTCCCATTAATTTAACAATGAATAATTATACGCTAGCTGACTTGCAACAAATAATTTTTAATTGTGCCCAACAACAAACAATTAAATTAGGAATGCCAGAAGCATATTTTATTGCCCAACATAGCCGTTTTAATCCTCGGATTGCCATCAATTTGTTTAAAAGGATTTATGACTACGCCTTAACAACAAACTGTAAAATAATCACAATTGTTTTGATTAAAGTTGTTTTTAAAAATTTACAAATTTATCTTGGGGGAATCAGTAAATTAGAAATTAACTATTTATCGATTATTAATAATACTTTTGGTAATAAGCCAACAGGGATTGATATGATTGCCCAAGTTTTAAATGAACCAGTGGTAAATATTACTAATAGTGTTGAACCGCTGTTATTAAAGCTAGGATTTTTGGAAAAAACAAACCGGGGTCGCGTAATAACTGTAAAAGGGCAGGGCTTTTTACAAAAAATAAATTTTAAAAAATTTGAAAATAGTTAA
- the ruvA gene encoding Holliday junction branch migration protein RuvA yields MFNYLTGIVQNVASQKVWLDVNNQGYEIMIITYKPLKIKTNESYQFYTTLVNNDYVNYQWYGFLTLETRKLFLDLLMIPSIGVKTACLVLQQLSVEQLLGMIKNGAIEELCQLKGLKNHSARLIMTTLQKIYFRKSYNNIQNSMIDCLKKLGYSLPIIYRALNALPEQSNLEQYLTAVLKQISANNGQS; encoded by the coding sequence ATGTTTAATTATTTAACAGGAATAGTTCAAAATGTTGCTAGTCAAAAAGTATGGCTAGATGTTAATAATCAAGGTTATGAAATTATGATTATTACTTACAAACCGCTTAAAATTAAAACAAATGAATCTTATCAATTTTATACAACATTAGTTAACAATGATTATGTTAATTACCAATGATATGGGTTTTTAACTTTAGAGACGCGAAAACTATTTTTAGATTTACTAATGATTCCCTCAATTGGTGTCAAAACAGCTTGTTTAGTTTTACAACAATTAAGTGTTGAACAACTTTTAGGAATGATTAAAAATGGCGCGATTGAAGAATTATGCCAATTGAAAGGGTTAAAAAATCACAGTGCTCGTTTAATCATGACAACATTACAAAAAATTTATTTTCGGAAAAGCTATAATAATATTCAAAATAGTATGATTGACTGCTTAAAAAAACTAGGGTATTCACTACCAATAATTTACCGGGCGTTAAATGCGCTTCCCGAGCAGAGTAATTTGGAACAATATTTAACGGCTGTGTTAAAGCAAATCAGTGCAAATAATGGGCAAAGCTAA